The Xanthomonas fragariae genome has a segment encoding these proteins:
- a CDS encoding RidA family protein, with product MVQRFDAGARMSEMTVHGGVCYLAGQIAEDTSEDITGQTRQVLGEIDKLLTLAASDKAKILRAEIYLADIADFDGMNKAWDEWVPHGFTPARATIEAKLARPDWKVEIVITAAAG from the coding sequence ATGGTGCAGCGATTCGATGCAGGTGCGCGTATGTCCGAAATGACCGTCCATGGTGGGGTGTGTTACCTAGCCGGCCAGATTGCCGAAGACACCAGCGAAGACATCACCGGGCAGACCCGCCAGGTGCTGGGCGAGATCGACAAGCTATTGACGCTGGCGGCCAGCGACAAGGCCAAGATCCTGCGCGCGGAGATCTACCTGGCCGACATCGCCGATTTTGACGGAATGAACAAGGCTTGGGACGAATGGGTACCGCACGGTTTCACGCCTGCGCGCGCCACCATCGAAGCCAAGCTGGCACGGCCGGACTGGAAGGTCGAGATCGTCATCACCGCTGCAGCAGGCTGA